The genome window aggaGGTCGTCGCAGCAGAACCGGCGAATCGTTGTCATACTTTCCTTCCCTCCTTCCCTCCTCGCCTTCCTCTCGGCTCGGTGCAGTGGCGGCACCGGAGCGGAATCTCGTTGCCGGGCGGTGCGGCGCTCTATTCGTATTTGTGACCTCTCgtgggatttttttttaggGGGGGCAAGAAGGTTCTGGCGGTGTAAGGGTGGAGACGGACCTGAGCCGTCCGATCAGAGAATAGCGGATCGGATCACAGCGAGGGCATACCCGGCCCTCTCCCACCCACGCGGCTCCAACGCCAGCCACAGCACAAGTCTCTCACGCTCTCTCCCCATCCGCACCCGCGACGTGGACggcgccaccgcctcctctgcGGACCCGCCGAACCCCGAGCCCGATCCGGCCGCGGCGGACGCGTGCCTCCCGGGCGATCTGCTGCGCGCAGTCCTGGAGTTACTGCCGCAGGCCGACCTCGCGCGCCCGACCGCGCCATGCTCGAGGCCGCCTTCCGCGCGCCCTGGGGCGTGCGCCGCGTCGTCGGGGAGCCAGCCACGCAGGCCTTCTTGCGGGCCGCCTCCCTGGGACGATTCGCGCTCTCGCACGCCGTCCGGCGCGGGGACACGGTCCCCGGCGTCGCCCTCAAGTACTCCGTCTAGGTGCGTGCCTGTGAGTTGTCCGTTCGGAATGATGTTGTCGAGGTGCTATTGACCATGTCGAAACTCTGATAATTCTCATGTGAATCTGACTTTGGTCGCTTGTAAGTACCCCGTGGCAGAACCAATCCATACTGAACCTGACAGATTTCATAGTATTATGGAAGTAGAGAATCTGGCTTACTGCAAGATCAATGATGCGAGGTTATGTCTTCCATCCGAAGATGGAGCCAGCCAGTGGAACTTTATAGTCAGTCGGTCATCAGCTTATTGAACAACTATCTTAAAGGAATGAACAAACTGTTAATAATTTGCAGGTGTACAAAGAATGTAACAACAATCGCCAAATTATGAGCTGTTAAATACTTAGAATTATGTAGTCTAGGATCTTTCGTTTATGTCTTGTTGAGCCCAGTGAAGCTTAGCACTTGTGTAGAGTACATTGTCTCTCATGCTGGCATTAACCTTCGACTATATAAGCGAATGAAGAGGTGCTCCAATTGGGAATTGATGATATGGCAGTAGTGGTCAGGAGGTTGGTGTGGCTGATAAAACACAGCCGGGATACATTGATAGGAAGGAATCAAATGGAGTTGGACCAGTAGAAGTTTTCTGTGGCATTTTAGTGGTGTTGGTGAGCTGGGATTGAGAAGAGGTAAAGGGATTTGTCCTCATATGCAGCATCGAGTATGGTGAATCTGGCGGAGGAAGGAGTCACGGGCTCACGCTGGCAATTACTCTCTGTGTGGAAGGTGGTGGTTTTTAAGTTTCTCAATGTGGTATCATTACTTACTTAGATTAACTAGGAATTTTTGGATTAAGAAGGTTTCTAGTTTTCTGTCAGTGGATTGGACATCTCTAATCGCTACTAGTGGCTAATAAGAATTGCACTTATAGCTGTTATGATATGTCACAACTTGTGAAACTAGtgccattaatttttttttaccataacCTAGATCTGCTGTTACTTTTTAACGCTGTCTGCAATTTGTGGGCAAGTGCCAAATTAGTAACTCCAGTTTTGGTACTTGCTCTGTTGCTCGATTGGTTGAACCGAGAGATGTGGGAGACTGGGAACTGGGAGCAGAAGCATCATGGAATTAGACAACATTACAGTGCAAGTTACTGAAACCTTAATTCTCTATGTTGTCAAGCCAACAAATGGATTTATCGAATTTTTACATCTACTGCATTTGAGTGTGCTATTCAAACACAAAAATTACTTCTGACAATATGAACTTGTATGCAAGACCTAAAGTGGTCGAAAGTTTGATCACTCAACAGCGAGGTCAAAGGCAGCAAGTAGCTCACACCTGGCTTCCTGTTGTTAGGATTTGCTATGTGTTGGATAATAATGCAAAATGTTTCCTAATATACTgcttcaggaaaaaaaattcaactgtATGTATTATAATCTTCTAATTATTTCAAGTTAGTAGACAGTGGCTTGTTCTCACGAGTCTCGAAATATCTCTTTTCTATAACCACTGCTGCTGTTTCGATCACCATGATCTCATTGGAATTACTACGCACTTGTGCCTGATTGTGTTGGTTCGATAGgcattttctttttgaaataaAAGGCTTATTGGATGATGGACATTTTATTTAGTGACTAGTGCAGGATTATTCAGCATTTACATATTTTGCTCGAAGAACACCTTTAATGAAGTTGTTGATGCAACTGAAATTAAAAATCAATGGTTTACCGTAGCTAAATTTGTAATTGTTGACAATTTGTAATTTGTAACAAAAGGGTGTATCAAACAGGGCCTAAGTATTAAAACAACGAAGGGAGTATCAACTATGCAAGATGCTGGAGGGCCCTTCATCAGGCTGGCTGGGAAGAACGACAATCTCGAAGAAAGACACACCAGCCATATCAATCAAAGTTAAATTGAGGCAATTGTTCTATAATACTGTATCATGTAACTGCACATCAGTGTACTTTCAAGGGCACAATAATACAAGAGGCGAAAACGACATGTACGACGTACCTATCAGCATATATGGgtatgtttggcagagcttaCAGAGCAGTTTCCTGGCTGTAATCAAGTAAGCTGTGTCAAACAGCAGTGTTTAGCTTTTAGCTCCTTGAATAAAATCCGTATAAgttattctctgaaatgaaccaGAAGATGAAGAGCTAAAAAACAGCTTttcctgattcacttcccataCAGAATCATTTCATccgtatattttattttagaaatacTTAGATAATTACTTTCAACTACagaattattttatttagaaaatcaCTCGTCGTAGAAAATTTAGATCAGAGAGAGTTTTACTAAATAGACCGTATGTTACTGGACAAATCAAAGGATGCAAATAAGTTATCCAAGGCtgtattcatgcatgcatgtaaatgGGGCATGTTACATGCATGATGCCAATTCTGTTTACTGGTACCTGCTAGGATGCAAATTGTTGGATAAACAGTTTCTCAAGAACCAACCAAAAAATCGTCCGTCCACTAGGGGCAAGCAAGCTGCCAGTTTTCTGAGTTCTGACATAAAAAAACAGTACAAAACCTAGAGGACACACGGGTGGCGACCGTGTTGCCAAGCAAGCAAACCACTGGACGAGGGCGTGTCTCCCTCTCACCCACACGAACAAGATCTCTCTCGCCAATACTTGACAATGTGACATGCGTGCGTGATCAAGGTCGATGGGCTCACAATCCGCTATGCGTGCGCGTACACACGTCACCGATCTCAAAAGATTGATTCGACGGCACGGGTAGTCTGGGGTGTTTCAAAATATCAtctcttttatgttttttttctcttctgcaCATATGAGTTGTTGAATCAGAAGAGCAATGATATATATTAAGATTTTATAGAGATCTTTTGATAAAggattttatataatttttttatatttagaaCGGTATGCTCATTAACCGAACCTGCTAAAAGTTGGCGAGTAGTTCGGCACGTGCTTGTTCAGGAAATGCAACCCTACATATTCTTGCGCATATATGATCTATCTTAGTCATCAATTTCTCCCGCTAATACTAATCCATTATTTAATTTTCTCACtaactttataattttttcacttaCTATTTAAACATAAGTTTTAATATAAATGAACGTCTGATAAACTATGTGTCCGTTTATTTTAGTGAAATTTTCGTATTTCTCCGGGGCGGAGACCAACGAAAGCCGTCTCGGCGACCCCATACAGAATTGCTCATCTgctttctcaaaataaataaatcaatcAAAAGAATTGCCGATCTGCCATCTCGCACCACTAGAATAATGATGCCATAGAAACTCGTTTGCAAAGAGGGGTCCACAGTACCGGCACATTACAATTCGGCTGCCACAGACTGGATCTCGTTCGTTGGATTCCAGAATCCCACAATTTTCAGCTTTCCTTTGAGCGGGGAGGTTTTCATATTTGCTTATACTACCTCTGTCTTAAAAAAGATTATATTTTATCTTTCCTCCGTCTTAAAATAGattatattttatctttttctataaaatttaaaatatatatcgTTCTATGATTTTGATATAACTTTAATCCAAATTTTTCAATCTTATCATCTCCATTAAGTTAGATAAgcattttctttttgaaataaAAGGCTTATTGGATTATGGACATTATATTTAGTGACCAGTGCAGGATTATTCGGTATTTACATATGTTACTCGAAGACCACCTTTAATGAAGCGGTTGGTGCAACTGAAATTAAAAATCAATGGTTTACCGTAGCTAAATTTGTAAATGTTGACAATTtataatttataacaaaaagtttttttttcaaaaggacGGTAAGAGTTGCCAAAATTTTTATAGAAGAGGAGTATTGATgtaatttataagaaaaatcagATCCAAAAATCCCACAACTGCATGGTTACAAGGAACCAGCAGACAACCTCGAGACAACAGTACGACCCCAACTCGGAAACAGAACGACGCTCACACCAAAACGGCATAACCCGACAACAGACAAGACCAACCTAACTCAACTCGCGCGCTAGCCAACCAAACGATTGTCGTTTTCACAACTCGGTCGGCAGAGCCCTACTCCCACGCCACCGTGGCTCAGCCGGCGaagccctgctcccacgccaCCATAACACAACTCGGTCGGCGGAGCACTGCTCTCACGCCGCACTTCCTTGTCACCAAAGTTGGTAGCACATCGCTTTGGAGGAGCGCGCATTGAAACAAATCACTGTTGGGAAGAGTCAAACTAGAATGAAGAGCCGCCGACAGTCGAGGACGTAGGTGTAAACCTACAGAAGAAGTCGATGGAGCTGACGTCGAAACTAACCAAAGCTGCACTAAATAGGTCGAAGGCCACCGGAAAGTTATAAAGGATTTCCAATGTGATGCCTTCGAGAAGGACACAACGTTTTAGCGCTGCTGTCGCAGGGTTTTCACCCGAAGAATCCCCCACGGGTGGGATGAGGGAAAAAAACGTCACGACAACGCCTCTAGGGAGGAGAGCGATACCTGAGGACATCGTCATTGTCAGCATCGGTAAAAAGCCGGGCAAGgctttagggcctgtttgtttcagctggagattctgaaaagcagcttatagaagctggattgtgaaaagctggattgtaaaaagctggattgtaaaaagcttttatattgtagattttaaaaaactttgatggacagtttagtaaaatagactttcacaatctatcaaaagctgagaaaaatcagcttctcagatttccacaatccaaccagcagattttaaaaagctataaccaaaaactgtctgtttgtttcagtttcgaattgtaaaagctgaaacaaataggcccTTAGTCGAGTCTCCCCCATACCACCCCGCTTCTGGCAGTAGTTGTAAAATACCACAAACCTACCCTATTGTCAAATCACCGTTTCACCAGACTCCTCGAGGGCCAGATCTAAGAAAGGAGAGATCTGACAAGGGGAGGAGCCTGATAGTGACACGAGACGGGAAAGAAGCAGAGTCTAGCGTCTGGTAGCAAAGAGCGGCCATCACACCCAAAATAGCAACAGCACACAATTAAAATAGACAACACTAAGGCAATAGAACTGGTAGGTTGCGGCAGAGGCGGGGGCGGCCAACACTGATCCGGGGCACCACAATCGGAGCCCGCAGAACCGAAAAACCACTGAACCGGTCGGACGCACAAATCCGGCCGCAACCACACCAGATCTAGCCTCCACTGCACCAGATCTAGTCGCCCGCCCGTGAACACCGAGCAGGCCGAGGCTAAAGTCGAGGAGCCCAGCGCGGACGTACAAGCCCACCAGCGGCACGACCCGACCGGACACGGAGGGGACGTGTGCCAACACGCGCGTCGACGTGGCCCGGGCCAACCCGCACGGGCGCCTCGAACGGACATCGGCCGACCCAGACGACGGGCGGCTCAACAAAAACACCGGAGCGAGAGCTTCACGGCACGCACGAACACGTGTGCGATGGGGAGCACGATGACGAAGCCCCCAGCAACCGCCGCCTGGAGCTCGACCAGGCAGGAAGCACAGGGGCAACGCCACCGAAGGCCGCACGACCATCGCGCTGGAACCGACGCCGGCAACCATCAGAAAAGGCCGTTGCCATCCTGACCTGGTCCCTCTCTCACAGATCCGAACAACCACAACACATCCCGTCGAACTTCAAAGGAAAAGAGCAAAGGAAGGGGGAGGCGAAGAAGGGGAAGAGAAAGGGAAGGGACAGGAAGCTGGGTCACAGCTTGGCGCCACCCGCCGCCCACCACTGTCGCCGGCCCGTGGCGGTTCAACAACATGAGTGACCATGGTATCTACTCGAGGGAGAGGCTTTTGATACCAATCAGTAACCCGAAAATTCTGTCGGGCAGCACCTGCTACATTGAGATGGATCACAACGCAAAGAGGGAGGTTGCAGTCTTTTATCCCGAGGGCGGCCCCGGTGGAAAAACTGAATCTTCGGCAAACACTGTTTCTGCGGAGAGACGAAGCAGAAGGATTCTCGAGTCCGTCAGGCGAAGCTTGCACGTTGATGATGGGACGGCTGCATACTACTTGTCCATTACAGACGGCGATCCAAGGGCTGCCATGATGGAGTTCTCTGAAGACCTAAGGCAGGAGCAGCAACGAGCAGGCCACTAGATTCAGATCAATGGGATATGTTAAGATCATGGTGCTTGATCAGTGTATCATTTGATAGATGGTCACTACCTGCTCGAACAGCTATCGCTGGGTTGCCCTCGTCATGTGATTTGTTATACAATCTGAACCTTTATACTATAATAACATCAGCTTGCTAGGCTGCCCTCTGCAATGTACTATACAATTTAAGCCTTTGTAATTTATGTTGTAGTGGGGCTTCAGCCTCTACCCATAGGAACACTTGAGAGCTCTTCCAACccttctatatttttttatacggaagagggagaagagcaggaaaagaagagaaaaaataggagaaaagcaagatgaagaggaagatttttttttacttcttgaTTCCGGATCCGCCATGGGTTGAGTGGGCATGCCGTTCTAAACAGACTACCCGTGCAGTCGGATCACTCTTTTGGGATCGGTGATGTATGCATGTGCCGGCACAGCGGATTGTGAACCCATCGACCTTGGATCACGCACGCATGTCAAATTGTCAACTATTGGCGAGAGAGATCTTGTTTGTGTGGGTGAGATAGAGACACGCCCTCGTCCAGTGATTTGCTTGCTTGGCAATACAGTCCTGTGTGTCCTCTAGGTTTTGTACTGTTTTTTTATGTCAGAACTCAGAAAAATGGCAGCTTGCTTGCCCCTGGTAGacgattttttttgttggttcttGAGAAACTGTTCATCCAACAATTTGCAGCCTAGCAGGTACTACCGTACTAGTAAATAGAATGGCATCAGTGATCACAAGCAAATTCTCATGCCATGGGGGTCATAGGTTCATAACTATCGCATGATTGACAGGTGAAAGCTTCACTTGTTATTCTGCGGAGAGACCAAGCAGAAGGATTCTCGAGTTCGTGAGGCAAAGCTTGCACATTGACGATGGGACGGCTGCATACTACTTGTCCATTACAGACGGCGATCCGAGGGCTGCCATGATGGAGTTCTCTGAGGACCAAGGCAGGAGCAGCAACGAGCAGGCCACTAGATTCAGATCAATGGGATATGTTAAGATCATGGTGCTTGATCAGTGTATCATTTGATAGATGGTCGCAACCTGCTCGAACAACTATTGCTAGGTTGCCCTCGGCATGTGATTTGTTATACAATCTGAACCTTTGTAATATAATACTATCAGCTTGCTGGGCTGCCCTCTGCAATATATTATACAATTTGAGCCTTTGTAATTTATGTTGTCaataaaaaaagtttgtgaTATAATATCAGCTTCAGTGTATGAACAAAGAAACAGATACAATAATTGCCGAATGGCATCAGTGATCACAAGCAAATTCTCATGCCATTGGGGTCATAGGTTCATAGCTATCCCATGATTGACAGGTGAAAGTTTCACTTGTTATTTGTtaagtttttaaaatatatgcttGAGTAATTTGTACCGGGAACCATCAAACTTGTTTTGATGGTTAAGATGCAAATGTTTTAGTTATCAACTTGTACAAGTGGCTCATACGTGCTGATCAAGTGAGGTCTGTAAGAGCATCTGTAACAGCCCTTCTATCCTACACGTCATCCCACTCGATAgctaaaataagagaaaatcgatCTCCAACAGAACTTCCATCATCCACGCCATTTTGACGAGGACGTCATCTCGCTCCTCCCGCATGCCACATCTAGTGTCCCTCTCCCCACACACCATCATTCAACCGTCACTGCCCAGTGCGCTCCCGCCACCATCCGGAAGGAGGTAGCTCTAGTTGTCACGGAAGAAGAGGACGAATAGCGAGACGGTGACGAAGTACCAGTTGGAGGCGGCAGGAGGAGCTCCCCTGCTCCTGCTAGTTCGGATTCACGGGGAAGGAAACGGGCAGCGTTTGGTGGTGTCCAGCAGCTGCTCCAATTGACATGGTCGACGATGACGCTTGGCTCTAGTGCAGCATTAGTGGGCGGCCTCCACGTGGTCGTGAAAATCAGGGAAGAAGACCAGGCTTCAGCAGCTTCTTGGCAACAACGCCGGCTTCAGTAGCTTCAGGTCTTCATGGTGGCGCTGCAAGTTGGCGAGGTTTATGCACATGGATGCGTTGAGTGGGAACAACAACAGCATTAGTGCTCAGGGTCAATCTATCTTGACGGCGACAGAGCGGAGGTGGTAGAGAACCAGGTAGTGGCGTCGATTGGGCTGCACTAGCAGCTTAAGGAAGAGGAGTGGTGGTGCTGATGACTGATTTGGTGGAAAAAGGAGACAAGCACATGAGATGATGGTGGATTGGATCGGGAAGCAACGGTGGTGGTGTTAATTTGttgaggacttttacagtacacctaaatgagtgcataccGTCCATTTTTCTCATTCGGTGGTTTAAATTgacccaatgatactctatcgtccatcagtatcatgggtatcattaaagagtatcatgggtatcataagggtaggtgtcggtgtatttagaaccagaggtccctaagtcccgaggccagaccggccgtccaccacatatcaccaccctgcaagataggtagaagcagagtcccgggagagagtactcggggctgcgcgtggcagccccgaggactcggtgccccgaaggtcccacggaagtgctcgggagagagtgctcggggctgcacgtggcagcccccgaggactcggtgccccgaaggccccgccgaagtgctcgggagagagtgctcggggctgcacgtggcagcccccgaggactcggtgccccgaaggtcccacggaagtgctcgggagagagtgctcggggctgcacgtggcagcccccgaggactcggtgccccgaaggccccgccgaagtgctcgggagagagtgctcggggctgcacgtggcagcccccgaggactcggtccccagaaggttcgcgcaagctcgttcaaagactcgaagggccccgtcgtcagggtgtcatccagtcaagggcccaatgccgcatttaataggcgcgcgtggcctgacattctgacatcctgatattctcggctgcccacgccccagtgtcagaccctgccatgcactggcaggggggcgtgggtccattaaatgcacgggtcccgtcccgtttttacctgcgcacctcgggataacattgccagaatcgaagcgttcggcctgccaccctgccctggcaggagaacaagacagggtgggcgcaccgggcacctccgaggctgtccggtgggcccttttcacaGCGCCCCGAAGCTCCCGCGGCGGCTGGTGGttgaatgcgcgccgcctttcctccaccgcccctgtcacttcgccaagatgaaatgattacgcctttctccgtggcacctgggcattcgcgtcccctctttcccattcaggatatgtcgaggtcggcacacctataaaaggaaaggatggagaacactgaaaagaggaggaaaaaaagGTCAGTCGAaggacaagaaaacaacagcccccgatcacaagacgatcaagagaccagatAGCCAACAACCTCCGGTGAGCCAGGCGAAAGATAAATCGATAGACTTTCGAACCAGCtcgagttaagctagaacataagagcctccagctctttgtaaacagttctcctcttagaaccagatatatccttgaagaatccccttcaaggatagatatagcactcatacaggagtagggtgttacgcctccgtgcggcccgaacctgtccaaaaacccggtgtacccgccagccatcgcatttacttccgttcccactcatttcccacacaagcctttccaggatcatccccccggccgaatctctaaagaggggtctctcgggatccctgcgacaggagttcactctccgacagtaggattggaaacaaaaaatcatgataaacttgtaaattatatgtttaattaggaaaggtcaaaatattagtttattcttcggataaactttcacttattctgttcatttcatttattagggtttccaccctccgtcgatcggtcgatgatgggtgataaATGTCCGAAGTCCGGttagtcaatgacgtaattacccctaagggtatcaagataattacaataatacctactaaaatggacggttggatcacaacaatgatactctccactATCTAGTATCAtagtgtactgtaaaggttctcaaTTTGTTTTGCTCTATTCTGATTTGGGAAGAAGGTAACACAGGAAGGGAGATAGTgtgagggagaagaagaaaggaaggagCGGTGGCTGGC of Phragmites australis chromosome 3, lpPhrAust1.1, whole genome shotgun sequence contains these proteins:
- the LOC133910720 gene encoding F-box protein At1g55000-like; this encodes MSDHGIYSRERLLIPISNPKILSGSTCYIEMDHNAKREVAVFYPEGGPGGKTESSANTVSAERRSRRILESVRRSLHVDDGTAAYYLSITDGDPRAAMMEFSEDLRQEQQRAGH